The Pelodiscus sinensis isolate JC-2024 chromosome 4, ASM4963464v1, whole genome shotgun sequence genomic sequence CccctggggagtgggaggctcagggcgggAGCAGTCCTAGATGGTGAGGGGATgtccccaaccagcccctttcacctgcctggtgccCATTTTGCTGGCACAAGcaaaaaccctgaccttgctgtaagttatgataagaagaagctgcatattaaatttggtggccctagctcttatcatATAGGAGTAGTCTTGAATAAACAGACGCATGCACAGAGAGACAGACTCACACagtcagacaaactctctcaaatatataatagatacaCTATGATACTTACAGAGGAAATAACCTTTTCCATCCTTCTTCTTGTTCTCCAATCCCAAGAGTACAATTACATAGGTAGAGCGCCTGCTTCCTATGACAGCTCTTTACACAGAATGAAAGAGCAATTTCTTCCATTGTTGTGAGTTTGAGGTGTTCCAGCCTAATTTCTTGGAAATTATCCATTGCACTTCTCGCAATGTCTTCTTCCTGACTCTCATACAAACAGTGAAACAACTCAAGCTGGTCATATAGTTCCTTACAGCTCATAAAGGACAGAGAGGAGATTTTTTTAGCTTCTTCTTCAAACCACTTCAATAAATCCTCTCTTATTCCAGAAGATGTTTTACAATGTAATATTTTCTCCATGTCATTTAGTCTTTCTTTATTTGAGAGACCAAACAAGAAACGCACTGTTAGCATCAAATAATTATTTGTAGATATTCCATAATTTTTTAGCAAgcttttcacatctttcttagGATACATAGATTTTTTCAttctctcttcatcttcctctagCACATAGAACAAAGCTGCAAAAAACTCTTGGAAACTCAAGTGAATAAAGCTGTAGACATTTTCATAGTCTGTATCTTTCTGAAAAATGTTGTTATTCAGAAAGAGAGACTGAATGTTAGACAAGGACAAATTGTGTTTCTTCAGATCATCTTCTTCAAACAGTATTTTTCGTTCTAAAATTCCATCTGCAGCCAATGAGCAAAGCGCCCAGAGGTTAGTTTTAGACTGTTCTATTGTGTCAGTTAAATGATCAGTTAGCAGGGTTGAGAGAAAGAGCAAATATACTGATgtggttgtttttgaagtttgtgtgagatcttcctttttttccatttgttgttTCAGAACCGTGCAGATGATCCAACACACAATGGGGACAAAGCACATGGTGAAGAGCATTTCATTTTCTTTGACAAAGTTAAAGGCTTGTGTTGCTTTCTTTTCATCACAAAAGAATTTATGAAAATATTCTTTCCTCTCATCTGCAGAAAATCCCATGATCTCTGCAAAACGTGGAAGTCCCAGTTTCTTCTTTAGTTTTTCCAGAGCTGTTGGTCTCGTAGTGATCAGCAAAAAAGATTTTTGAAGAACCTTCTTTCTCAACAAACTGCACAAGGTGATTTCCACTGGCCTCTTCTCAAATGGGTCAGTGCACAGGCTAACGTCATCAATATCTAGCAAGGAATTTAATTCATCAAAACCATCTATTATAAACAGGAGTTTTTCTGGCTTCTCAAAGATTTCTTTAATTGGTCCTTCTCTATCAGGACAATTGTTCAAAACCAAATATGCAACACTTTGATTTTCGGCGCCACTTTGATTTTTAAGAATATGTTTTATTTCTCTGCAATTTATATAAAAAACATAATCAAACTTTTTCCAGTAGAGTTTTCCAGCTGCCCAGTCCAACATGATCTTTCTCGCTGTCATTGTTTTCCCAAtcccagcagctccctgcagcacaacaaTTCTTGTGCTTTGTTGATTTCCATCAGGATCAAATAAAAGACTAATCTGAGTGGTACCGGTTTGTTGAGCCATCAGTTCTGCGTGTCTCCTTCCTCTGGTGATGATTTCATGctctttctcctcctgcccccgatGTTCCTTCACAATAAGCAGCTTTGTGTATCTTTTGTCTAGAATCACATTTTCACCCAGGCGAGCATTTCTGTCTTTCATTACTTGGTATTCTTCTTGTATATGTTCTCTATACTTCCTCTGGTAAGCTAATTCAATGACAATGGCATGAAGCATTAGGCATACTATGTACATTCGTTCAAACAAACGTCATGTGAATTGCCACTCATTAGTTAGATCCAGAAATTGGACCAAAGAACATTTTGGTTGCATTCTACTCTCTCTGTTCTGTcctcggccccctcccctgctcttccaTTTCACCCAGTAGCACCACCATCACGTGACTTGACATTTTACTAGGATTTTACATGTTAAAAATAGTCTTTTGTCTTTTACAGTTTAATTACTTTGTTCATTGATCATCTCTCTCCTTGGTTCTCATTCATCAGTGCACTTAAGCACAGATTTAAGTACCATTACAATGAATGAGATTTGAGATATACTTAAAGTTAAGAATTTCTTTTAGTTTCTATCTTACTTCTCTATTTTCCTCCCTTTCCTCACAGTACCTTTTTACTATTTCTGATTGCTTCTCTTCTTGCTTCTTGGTTATATTTTCTCTTCCCTCTTGTTCATCAGCTCTTTTAATCCCTTTCTGTTTTTCCTACCTCTGGATACTcttctttgcttcccccttcacTCCTATTTCTTGCTTCTGCCTCTCCACATGCTGCAGGATAGGACTGGACACCAGTATTCAGTCAAGGCTCATCTCTAATCATGAGTAGTGCAGTATGGGAAGTGCCACTGATTTAGTGGACAGCTGACTTGCTTATGAAGGCTTGCTCTCCTCTATGGGCTAAGGTCCCTAACTTGACTACATCTTCCCTGCTGCACCATGGTTTTCTCTCTTGTTGTGCCACAAGGTGCATTGTGGGTGATGTAGTCCAGAAAGAAGAAAGGGCCCACGAGGCAAAAATAGGTCATGGGGAATATGAACTATGAATCCCATCCAGAATTCTAGCAGCACTTTGGAATGTTATATTAAAAGTGTTAAAATATCCTTCAAAATTATTTAAACCATGGGCACCATTAAACCAGTCTACAGGCCATGTGCTAAtcatataaaacaaacaaaaagtgtgTTCTAGCCTGAGTAGAAGCACACAGAACAACCAAAAGGCATCACATGATTCAGTAATATTCACATGTGAAGCATTTCTACAAATAGTCATCACACAATTCCTAACACAGAGTAAATTTATGCAATAAGTGCACAGGAAATGGCTTCTTCATAGCAAGCACCCCTGCATGTGTCTATGTGAAATTCATACCTCTATAAGATTTTAGCCATAACATTTTAGTATATTTGTTCTTTCTTCACAGGTCAATAGGGCAGTCCTCTATTTGTGTTTATTGTTTTTCTCTGAGTTCCCctcatttgatatgcagctttttGGCATAACTGGGCTCAAAGTGGACACAGTATTCTAAGTGCAGACTTACCAGAGCCTTTCAGAGATGGATTATCAGCTCGCAGCTTTTTAGCATGATGTGTCTCTGCGTATGGTCCCTGATCCCATTGTTTGCCATTCCCTCTTGTTTCTTCTTTAACTTGTGctgttttcttcttttcctttgaCAAAACTAACAAGGGAGATTAA encodes the following:
- the LOC142829319 gene encoding NACHT, LRR and PYD domains-containing protein 3-like encodes the protein MSRGTQVLSKEKKKTAQVKEETRGNGKQWDQGPYAETHHAKKLRADNPSLKGSAYQRKYREHIQEEYQVMKDRNARLGENVILDKRYTKLLIVKEHRGQEEKEHEIITRGRRHAELMAQQTGTTQISLLFDPDGNQQSTRIVVLQGAAGIGKTMTARKIMLDWAAGKLYWKKFDYVFYINCREIKHILKNQSGAENQSVAYLVLNNCPDREGPIKEIFEKPEKLLFIIDGFDELNSLLDIDDVSLCTDPFEKRPVEITLCSLLRKKVLQKSFLLITTRPTALEKLKKKLGLPRFAEIMGFSADERKEYFHKFFCDEKKATQAFNFVKENEMLFTMCFVPIVCWIICTVLKQQMEKKEDLTQTSKTTTSVYLLFLSTLLTDHLTDTIEQSKTNLWALCSLAADGILERKILFEEDDLKKHNLSLSNIQSLFLNNNIFQKDTDYENVYSFIHLSFQEFFAALFYVLEEDEERMKKSMYPKKDVKSLLKNYGISTNNYLMLTVRFLFGLSNKERLNDMEKILHCKTSSGIREDLLKWFEEEAKKISSLSFMSCKELYDQLELFHCLYESQEEDIARSAMDNFQEIRLEHLKLTTMEEIALSFCVKSCHRKQALYLCNCTLGIGEQEEGWKRLFPLNPLMKDSRMSTAYSLLQGLKDPNCKVKTISLWQCSLRAGCCEDLSAALRTNQSLTELDLSGNKLGDSGIKLLCEGLKHPRCKLRKLVVWDCRLTDACCGDLSSLLSSNQSLRELNLSGNNLTDSGVKLLCEGLRHPKCKLEKLDLSESHIDDTTATELDTVQKIKPGLSIVYDTEPSAQNTGTKTRRMACLLSQCRASICRLTAQSADMMQNIFVTHCGGIGLVLLLSIATYCLHWPVDI